One genomic region from Haloarcula taiwanensis encodes:
- a CDS encoding formate dehydrogenase — MSTGNEVMHDGVMSTGEDARIFPDVEACIDCGGCVVSCKRTWDVPRDEQRISIATMLEGQEAASGLNASSGRAMEQSESPGETAVPMQCYHCSNAPCVSVCPTDSLISKENGFVRVRDDLCIGCQYCLSACPFGAPQFPDEDEGVANLVGSGGNMDKCTMCEERQDVGKGPACAEECATDAILVGTPEQISDELDNRDSGTFFNDVAMDIIFGEDASEFQ, encoded by the coding sequence ATGTCAACAGGAAATGAAGTAATGCACGACGGCGTGATGAGTACCGGCGAGGACGCGCGCATCTTCCCGGACGTCGAAGCGTGCATCGACTGTGGCGGCTGTGTCGTCTCCTGTAAGCGTACGTGGGATGTCCCACGGGACGAACAGCGAATCAGTATCGCGACGATGCTCGAAGGCCAGGAGGCAGCCTCCGGGCTCAACGCGAGCAGCGGTCGAGCGATGGAACAGAGCGAATCGCCCGGCGAGACCGCGGTGCCGATGCAGTGTTACCACTGCTCGAACGCGCCGTGTGTGTCGGTGTGTCCGACCGACTCGCTCATCTCGAAGGAGAACGGCTTCGTCCGGGTCCGAGACGACCTCTGTATCGGCTGTCAGTACTGCCTCTCTGCGTGCCCCTTCGGCGCGCCCCAGTTCCCCGACGAGGACGAGGGGGTCGCCAACCTCGTCGGCAGCGGCGGCAATATGGACAAGTGTACCATGTGCGAGGAGCGCCAGGACGTCGGCAAGGGGCCGGCCTGCGCCGAGGAGTGTGCCACTGACGCGATTCTGGTCGGAACGCCTGAACAGATCTCGGACGAACTGGACAACAGGGACAGTGGCACCTTCTTCAACGACGTCGCCATGGACATCATCTTTGGCGAGGACGCCAGTGAGTTCCAATGA
- a CDS encoding IclR family transcriptional regulator — MAKTAQNPVKSAETTFEVLDALKDLDGAGVTELAQHLGIPKSTVHNYLSTLEQEEYVVNRDGVYEVGLRFLELGAYARHREKLFEIAKPEVDRLAAETGELANILVEEHGRGSYLYRARGDKAVQVKAHVGTRVPLHTTALGKAILAHMPTERIDAIVDRHGLGGEASKSIRTRAELEQELADVRERGVAFDDEERLEGLRCVAAPVLNHDDDILGAISVSGPTNRFRGDRFREELPQKVLEVANVIELNVTYS; from the coding sequence ATGGCAAAGACCGCTCAAAACCCAGTCAAATCCGCCGAGACGACATTCGAGGTGCTTGACGCACTGAAAGACCTCGATGGGGCCGGAGTCACCGAACTGGCACAGCACCTCGGCATCCCGAAGAGCACGGTTCACAACTACTTGAGCACGCTGGAGCAAGAAGAGTACGTTGTCAACAGAGACGGCGTGTACGAGGTCGGACTCCGATTCCTGGAACTGGGCGCGTACGCCCGTCACCGGGAGAAACTGTTCGAGATTGCGAAGCCAGAAGTTGATCGGCTGGCTGCAGAAACCGGCGAACTCGCGAATATTCTTGTCGAAGAACACGGCCGCGGGTCATACCTGTACCGCGCTCGGGGAGACAAAGCCGTGCAGGTCAAGGCCCACGTCGGAACGCGCGTTCCGCTTCATACGACAGCGCTCGGAAAAGCGATTCTCGCACACATGCCGACCGAACGGATTGATGCAATCGTCGACCGCCACGGACTCGGTGGGGAGGCCAGCAAGTCGATACGCACCAGAGCGGAGCTGGAGCAAGAGTTAGCGGACGTTCGGGAGCGCGGCGTCGCTTTCGACGACGAAGAGCGTCTCGAAGGGCTTCGCTGCGTCGCTGCCCCAGTGCTCAACCACGATGACGACATTCTCGGTGCGATCAGCGTCTCGGGACCGACCAATCGGTTCCGTGGCGATCGGTTCCGCGAGGAACTCCCGCAGAAAGTACTGGAAGTCGCCAACGTGATTGAGCTGAACGTCACCTATTCGTGA
- a CDS encoding fumarylacetoacetate hydrolase translates to MRYYQLRDGNSQRLAVETGDSTYDLTSVKPQLRTFRDLLKSSSIAETPPDELSARHLDAAEAVSEQRLGADATDPVTADEVWAAGVTYQISEEARTEESDTPEMYLDVYDAERPEIFFKSTPNRTVGPGEAVGIRADSDWDVPEPELAVVLYEGEIVGYTVGNDMSSRSIEGQNPLYLPQAKVYDRCCSVGPAVATDIEDPHSLTLSMSIHRGGDRVYHGETNTSEMKRTCEELVSYYTAHNAVPELSVLLTGTSLVPDDDFTLQEGDEVTIDIESIGTLKNPVTVV, encoded by the coding sequence ATGAGATACTACCAGCTACGCGACGGGAACTCACAGCGGTTAGCGGTCGAAACTGGGGACAGTACGTACGATTTGACCAGCGTCAAGCCCCAGCTCCGAACGTTCCGTGACCTCCTCAAATCATCGTCGATTGCGGAGACCCCGCCGGACGAACTCAGCGCCCGCCACCTCGATGCTGCCGAGGCAGTGTCCGAACAGCGGCTCGGAGCAGATGCGACCGATCCCGTTACTGCCGACGAAGTCTGGGCCGCTGGCGTGACATACCAGATCAGCGAAGAAGCGCGGACGGAGGAAAGCGACACGCCCGAGATGTACCTCGACGTGTACGACGCGGAGCGACCGGAGATATTCTTCAAATCGACGCCGAATCGGACTGTCGGTCCCGGCGAAGCGGTCGGTATCCGAGCCGACTCAGACTGGGACGTGCCCGAGCCTGAGCTCGCGGTTGTTCTCTACGAAGGAGAAATCGTCGGCTACACTGTCGGTAACGACATGAGCAGTCGGTCTATCGAGGGGCAGAACCCGCTGTATCTGCCCCAGGCTAAGGTGTACGACCGCTGTTGTTCGGTCGGCCCGGCCGTCGCCACGGATATCGAGGACCCGCACTCGCTGACGCTCTCGATGTCGATTCACCGCGGCGGCGACCGTGTCTATCACGGCGAGACCAACACCAGCGAGATGAAACGCACCTGCGAGGAACTCGTTTCGTACTACACCGCACACAACGCAGTCCCCGAGCTGTCAGTGCTACTCACCGGTACTTCGCTCGTTCCCGACGACGATTTCACGCTGCAGGAGGGAGATGAAGTCACTATCGACATCGAGTCCATCGGAACGCTGAAAAATCCCGTTACAGTCGTCTGA
- a CDS encoding SAM-dependent methyltransferase — MDSTDIREEWADRSGEYSPAYYAYYGADETSELVQSILAEHVERDAAILEVGCSSGRHLAALSDAGYSDLTGVDINADALDILAETYPELAADGSFHAMAIEDFVTDVADDTYDAVFSVETLQHLHPDVDWAFEELARIVDDLLITVENEGGDAGEVNYVDDNVPLYYRDWKAVFTDCGLIEVDSIDGKRDTVRIFRVPK; from the coding sequence GTGGACTCTACCGACATTCGCGAGGAGTGGGCCGACCGGTCCGGCGAGTACTCTCCCGCGTATTATGCCTACTATGGAGCGGACGAGACGAGTGAGCTGGTGCAGTCGATACTTGCAGAGCATGTCGAGCGAGACGCGGCTATTCTAGAGGTCGGGTGCAGTTCCGGGCGGCACCTCGCCGCATTGTCCGACGCTGGCTACTCTGATCTAACCGGAGTCGATATCAACGCCGACGCGCTGGACATCCTTGCCGAGACGTATCCCGAACTCGCGGCCGACGGTTCGTTCCACGCGATGGCTATCGAGGACTTCGTCACGGATGTCGCGGATGACACGTACGATGCCGTTTTTTCAGTCGAAACCCTCCAGCACCTCCATCCGGATGTCGACTGGGCGTTCGAGGAACTGGCACGGATTGTGGACGATCTGCTAATCACCGTCGAGAACGAAGGTGGCGACGCAGGTGAAGTAAACTACGTCGATGACAACGTCCCGCTGTACTATCGGGACTGGAAGGCGGTGTTCACAGACTGTGGACTTATCGAAGTGGATTCGATAGATGGAAAGCGCGATACTGTTCGGATTTTTCGGGTTCCCAAGTGA